One window from the genome of Rhodocyclaceae bacterium encodes:
- the sdhC gene encoding succinate dehydrogenase, cytochrome b556 subunit: protein MSGKAWRNRNHPAWWAFIVHRVSGLLLAAFIPLHFWALGQALSGEAALGGFIEWTANPVVKVAEFGLVLALAAHLAGGLRLLALEFLPWRDWQKSLFAVSVAVSVGAGLLFALNVG, encoded by the coding sequence ATGAGCGGCAAGGCCTGGCGCAACCGCAACCATCCCGCCTGGTGGGCGTTCATCGTGCATCGGGTGTCCGGCCTGCTTCTGGCGGCCTTCATTCCGCTGCATTTCTGGGCGCTCGGACAGGCGCTTTCCGGCGAAGCGGCGCTGGGCGGCTTCATCGAATGGACGGCGAATCCGGTGGTGAAGGTCGCCGAGTTCGGACTCGTCCTCGCATTGGCTGCGCACCTCGCCGGTGGCCTGCGCCTGCTGGCACTCGAGTTCCTGCCTTGGCGCGACTGGCAGAAATCGCTGTTCGCGGTGTCGGTGGCGGTCAGCGTCGGGGCCGGCCTGCTGTTCGCCCTGAACGTGGGCTGA
- a CDS encoding succinate dehydrogenase — MNARAQAWLWFLQRASAALLGFFVLVHLATMIYAVRSGLSAGEILSRTRGNTPWMLFYALFVVSVAVHVPIGLRNILAETFSWRGRGLEAAMLAVGVFFLLFGLRAVWAVYAPGAGLS; from the coding sequence TTGAACGCACGCGCGCAGGCCTGGTTGTGGTTTCTGCAGCGGGCATCGGCCGCGCTGCTCGGTTTTTTCGTGCTGGTCCACCTCGCGACGATGATCTACGCGGTGCGCAGCGGCCTGTCCGCCGGCGAGATCCTGTCGCGCACCCGAGGCAACACGCCCTGGATGCTGTTCTATGCTCTGTTCGTGGTCAGCGTCGCGGTCCATGTGCCGATCGGGCTGCGCAACATCCTGGCCGAGACGTTTTCCTGGCGCGGGCGCGGCCTGGAGGCTGCCATGCTGGCGGTGGGCGTGTTCTTCCTGCTGTTCGGCCTGAGGGCCGTATGGGCGGTCTACGCGCCTGGGGCGGGCCTGTCATGA
- a CDS encoding Ldh family oxidoreductase: MALPVAYNAVHRFAVVLLASAGMPTDDAACVADLLVWADLRGVHSHGVSRLPQYAGWLASGEMNATPSIRVLVDLPALQVIEGDRCAGALGMRHAVDAVIDRARSAGSSVALLRATTHTGAVGFHTERIARAGMLGVAAAASVPLMAYHGAGRAALGTAPLSIAAPRGAGHAPVVFDMASAVVAMGKLRQARVKGEPIPADWALDANGHPTTDPALAKVPLPVGGAKGSGLALMFEVVASLLTANPILAPALATGGAKYPHVQNAFVMALDIDRIVDPTVYRSEIEALAAAIHALPPSGASAVLLPGERGESRRAEQARAGIALPAGVRHDLATLASKYRVPVPW, from the coding sequence ATGGCGCTACCGGTCGCGTACAACGCTGTGCATCGCTTCGCCGTCGTGTTACTGGCATCGGCGGGAATGCCCACGGACGATGCCGCCTGCGTCGCCGATCTGCTCGTGTGGGCAGACCTGCGCGGTGTGCATTCGCATGGGGTGTCGCGGCTGCCGCAGTATGCCGGCTGGCTGGCCAGCGGCGAGATGAATGCAACGCCCTCGATCCGGGTGCTCGTCGACCTGCCGGCCCTGCAGGTGATCGAGGGCGACCGCTGCGCCGGTGCGCTCGGCATGCGCCATGCAGTCGATGCGGTGATCGACCGTGCACGCAGCGCCGGTTCATCGGTCGCGCTGCTGCGCGCGACCACGCATACCGGCGCGGTCGGATTCCATACCGAACGCATCGCGCGGGCGGGGATGCTGGGCGTGGCGGCGGCCGCTTCGGTGCCGCTGATGGCCTACCACGGCGCCGGCCGAGCAGCCCTGGGTACCGCGCCGCTTTCGATCGCCGCTCCACGCGGCGCGGGTCACGCGCCAGTCGTGTTCGACATGGCCTCTGCGGTCGTGGCGATGGGCAAGCTGCGGCAGGCCAGAGTGAAGGGCGAGCCGATTCCGGCCGACTGGGCGCTCGATGCGAACGGCCATCCGACGACCGATCCTGCGCTGGCGAAGGTGCCCCTGCCAGTCGGTGGCGCGAAAGGCTCGGGGCTCGCGCTGATGTTCGAGGTGGTCGCGAGCCTGCTCACCGCCAACCCGATCCTGGCGCCGGCACTGGCGACAGGTGGCGCGAAGTACCCGCACGTGCAGAATGCCTTCGTGATGGCGCTCGACATCGACCGCATCGTCGATCCCACGGTCTATCGAAGCGAGATCGAGGCCCTGGCCGCCGCCATCCACGCGCTGCCGCCGAGTGGCGCTTCAGCGGTGCTGCTGCCAGGCGAGCGCGGCGAGTCGCGGCGGGCGGAGCAGGCGCGTGCAGGCATCGCGCTGCCTGCCGGGGTGCGCCATGACCTCGCGACCCTTGCAAGCAAGTACCGCGTCCCCGTGCCCTGGTAG
- a CDS encoding fumarate hydratase C-terminal domain-containing protein, which translates to MAHYDFHMPVTEAQVRALRVNDTVTLHDTLYGIRDATQIHMFDRGRKTKFDLRGHAVVHTAPNVRWVGETAAAPVGYEPVCVGTTTSDRMERFSRPLMEQYGVRIIIGKGGLRQGSLDAFRDLGGVYLAVIGGAAALETTWIEQIEDVDLHDLNPESLWKFRIQGFGPLLVSMDSHGSSLYTEVNAQARDRRAAVLAALGVKS; encoded by the coding sequence ATGGCGCACTACGATTTCCACATGCCGGTGACCGAGGCGCAGGTGCGTGCGCTGAGGGTCAACGATACGGTCACCCTGCACGACACGCTCTACGGCATCCGCGACGCGACGCAGATCCACATGTTCGACCGCGGCCGCAAGACGAAGTTCGACCTGCGCGGCCACGCGGTGGTGCACACCGCGCCGAACGTTCGCTGGGTCGGCGAGACCGCAGCGGCCCCGGTCGGCTACGAGCCGGTGTGCGTGGGTACCACCACGTCTGACCGGATGGAGCGCTTCAGCCGGCCGCTGATGGAGCAGTACGGCGTGCGTATCATCATCGGCAAGGGAGGGCTTCGGCAGGGTTCGCTGGATGCCTTCCGTGACCTGGGTGGGGTATATCTCGCTGTGATCGGCGGAGCGGCCGCGCTCGAGACCACCTGGATCGAACAGATCGAGGATGTCGACCTGCACGACCTCAACCCCGAGTCACTGTGGAAGTTCCGCATACAGGGTTTCGGACCGCTGCTGGTCAGCATGGACAGCCACGGGTCGAGCCTCTACACCGAAGTGAACGCGCAGGCGCGCGACCGGCGCGCCGCCGTACTGGCGGCGCTCGGCGTGAAGAGCTGA
- a CDS encoding tripartite tricarboxylate transporter substrate binding protein, with translation MKRLTMKIVAAATATMALGSATVALAQAPAFPVKPVRMVVPFVAGGATDVVARLLSQGLNERWGQSVLVENRAGAGGTIASEIVARSNPDGYTQLFASGSVLSANQHMYRKMSHDPGRDLIGVSLVASGPMVIAVGPNSKFNTLMDLVNAVRAAPGKLSYGSAGIGSQVHLAAESFEFFAKMDSVHVPYKGEVVAITDLIGGQIDWAAPNLGAAINFLRDRKLRALAVTGPKRSPSLPDVPTVSEAGITGFENLGWFGVAVVAGTPAPLVNRMAGDIAKVTAGTAFRDRVMGLGMEAVGNSPEEFNKYIGSEITRWGRIIRERKITAN, from the coding sequence ATGAAACGACTGACAATGAAGATTGTCGCAGCGGCGACTGCGACCATGGCGCTGGGCAGTGCAACCGTGGCGCTGGCGCAGGCACCGGCTTTTCCCGTGAAGCCGGTACGCATGGTCGTGCCGTTCGTGGCCGGTGGCGCAACCGACGTCGTCGCGCGCCTGCTGTCGCAGGGGCTGAACGAGCGCTGGGGCCAGAGCGTGCTGGTCGAGAACCGCGCCGGCGCCGGTGGCACGATCGCCAGCGAGATCGTCGCCCGTTCGAACCCGGATGGCTATACCCAGCTGTTCGCATCTGGCAGCGTGCTGTCGGCCAACCAGCACATGTACCGCAAGATGAGCCATGACCCGGGCCGTGACCTGATCGGCGTGTCGCTGGTGGCGAGCGGTCCGATGGTGATCGCGGTCGGGCCGAACTCGAAGTTCAACACACTGATGGACCTGGTCAACGCTGTACGCGCAGCTCCCGGCAAGCTGAGCTACGGATCGGCCGGCATCGGCAGTCAGGTGCACCTCGCGGCGGAGAGCTTCGAGTTCTTCGCGAAGATGGACTCCGTTCACGTTCCCTACAAGGGTGAGGTGGTCGCGATCACCGACCTGATCGGCGGTCAGATCGACTGGGCGGCACCGAACCTCGGCGCGGCGATAAACTTCCTCCGTGATCGCAAGCTGCGTGCGCTTGCGGTCACCGGTCCGAAGCGCTCGCCGTCGCTACCCGACGTGCCGACGGTGTCTGAAGCCGGCATCACCGGCTTCGAGAATCTCGGCTGGTTCGGTGTCGCGGTGGTGGCCGGCACGCCTGCGCCACTGGTCAACCGGATGGCGGGTGACATCGCGAAGGTCACGGCAGGCACGGCCTTCCGCGACCGTGTCATGGGCCTGGGGATGGAAGCTGTCGGCAACAGTCCCGAGGAGTTCAACAAGTACATCGGTTCGGAGATCACCCGCTGGGGCCGGATCATCCGCGAGCGGAAGATCACCGCGAACTGA
- a CDS encoding fumarate hydratase, whose amino-acid sequence MQIDLKQVEDAAKELYIRALKVLPPDIKEGFTGLVKRETNATGQSVLATMIRNITVAESTDNLLCQDTGLPIYNVEIGRNVQLDGFALKQAIRKGCERATTEYPLRSSVVHPVTRKNEQTSCGPLVPVINIDFVDASDRLSIEMIPKGSGSENNTFLHMAIPADGIDAIKTFVIDCVLNAGGKTCPPTIVGVGVGGTGDLCVHLSKVAATRALGTRCSDAEGAKLEEQLTAAVNQLGVGPQGLGGDATSFAVHIELAATHITMNPVAVNMQCHSARRARATWTPTGLAYGF is encoded by the coding sequence ATGCAGATCGACCTCAAGCAGGTGGAAGACGCCGCCAAGGAGCTGTACATCCGGGCGCTCAAGGTGCTTCCGCCGGACATCAAGGAAGGCTTCACCGGTCTGGTGAAGCGCGAGACGAACGCCACCGGGCAGTCGGTGCTGGCGACGATGATCCGCAACATCACCGTCGCCGAATCCACCGACAACCTGCTGTGTCAGGACACCGGCCTGCCGATCTACAACGTCGAGATCGGGCGCAACGTGCAACTCGACGGGTTCGCGCTGAAGCAGGCGATCCGCAAGGGCTGCGAACGGGCCACCACCGAGTATCCGCTGCGCTCCTCGGTCGTGCATCCGGTGACCCGGAAGAACGAACAGACCTCTTGCGGACCGCTGGTGCCGGTGATCAACATCGACTTCGTCGATGCGAGCGACCGGCTGTCGATCGAGATGATCCCGAAGGGCAGCGGTTCCGAGAACAACACCTTCCTGCACATGGCCATCCCGGCCGACGGCATTGACGCGATCAAGACATTCGTGATCGATTGCGTGCTCAATGCCGGCGGCAAGACCTGTCCGCCGACCATCGTCGGCGTCGGTGTCGGCGGCACCGGCGACCTGTGCGTGCACCTGTCCAAGGTGGCCGCGACGCGTGCGCTTGGCACCCGTTGCAGCGATGCGGAAGGCGCGAAGCTGGAAGAGCAGTTGACCGCAGCGGTGAACCAGCTGGGCGTCGGCCCACAGGGGCTGGGGGGCGATGCGACCTCGTTCGCGGTGCATATCGAGCTCGCCGCGACCCACATCACGATGAACCCGGTGGCGGTCAACATGCAGTGCCATTCCGCGCGCCGCGCGCGCGCGACCTGGACGCCGACCGGGCTGGCGTACGGCTTCTGA
- a CDS encoding FAD-binding protein gives MRRIKTDILILGSGGAGLFAALHAHKKNPKADITVAVKGLLGKSGCTRMVQGGYNVALAKEDSVERHFMDTIEGGKWLPDQDLAWQLVEVAIERIHELENELGCFFDRNPDGTVHQKAFAGQTFDRTVHKGDLTGIEIINRLAEQTWARGIKRLEEHRAIEIIRNRRGDAIAGVLMIDIRSGELVFVQAQAVLLATGGGPTMYKYHTPSGDKSCDGMAMALRAGLTLRDMEMVQFHPTGLVAGAGTRITGTIIEEGLRGVGGYLLNGQGERFMGQYDPRNERATRDIVSRGMYDQMLKGNVGPNGGVYITMRHLDPAMVKKEFPGMVERCADCGFDLVSGLVEVVPTAHYMMGGVVFRTDCSTDLPGLFAAGEDTGGVHGANRLGGNGVANSTVYGGIAGDTMGAWIAGNGVFHEPDEGAIEAGAARVTRPFGAGSKGPATGLSDIRTRLHDLMWDDVGIFRDAASLARASGVLEELDARLDTTGVADGQRAFNLTWHDWINLKNLVLVSQAIRGAAEQREDSRGAHFRNDHPDVRDLENSRYTTVRIDGGRFDYGTRPVVFSRVKPGQSLVG, from the coding sequence ATGCGACGCATCAAGACCGATATCCTGATCCTGGGCTCCGGCGGAGCCGGGCTGTTCGCGGCGCTGCACGCGCACAAGAAGAACCCGAAGGCCGACATCACCGTCGCTGTGAAGGGGCTGCTCGGCAAGAGTGGCTGCACCCGCATGGTCCAGGGCGGCTACAACGTCGCGCTGGCGAAGGAAGACTCCGTCGAGCGGCACTTCATGGATACGATCGAAGGTGGCAAGTGGCTTCCCGATCAGGACCTCGCCTGGCAACTGGTCGAGGTCGCGATCGAGCGTATCCACGAGCTCGAGAACGAGCTCGGCTGCTTCTTCGACCGCAACCCCGATGGCACCGTGCACCAGAAGGCGTTTGCCGGGCAGACCTTCGATCGTACCGTGCACAAGGGCGACCTGACCGGCATCGAGATCATCAACCGGCTGGCCGAGCAGACCTGGGCGCGAGGCATAAAGCGGCTCGAGGAGCACCGGGCGATCGAGATCATCCGCAACCGGCGCGGCGACGCGATCGCCGGGGTGCTGATGATCGACATCCGCAGCGGCGAACTGGTATTCGTGCAGGCGCAGGCGGTACTGCTCGCCACCGGCGGCGGGCCGACGATGTACAAGTACCACACGCCTTCCGGCGACAAGAGCTGCGACGGCATGGCGATGGCGCTGCGCGCCGGTCTGACGCTGCGCGACATGGAGATGGTGCAGTTCCACCCGACCGGTCTGGTGGCCGGGGCAGGCACCCGTATCACCGGCACCATCATCGAAGAAGGGTTGCGTGGGGTCGGCGGCTACCTGCTCAACGGGCAGGGCGAACGCTTCATGGGTCAGTACGATCCGCGCAACGAGCGTGCGACGCGCGATATCGTCAGCCGCGGCATGTACGACCAGATGCTCAAGGGCAACGTCGGTCCGAACGGCGGGGTGTACATCACGATGCGCCACCTCGACCCGGCGATGGTGAAGAAGGAATTCCCCGGCATGGTCGAGCGCTGCGCCGACTGCGGCTTCGACCTGGTGTCGGGGCTGGTCGAGGTCGTTCCAACCGCGCACTACATGATGGGTGGCGTGGTGTTCCGCACCGACTGCTCGACCGATCTGCCCGGCCTGTTCGCAGCGGGCGAAGACACGGGCGGCGTACATGGCGCGAACCGGCTCGGCGGCAACGGTGTCGCCAACTCCACCGTGTATGGCGGCATTGCCGGCGACACCATGGGTGCCTGGATAGCCGGCAACGGCGTGTTCCACGAGCCGGACGAAGGCGCGATCGAAGCGGGTGCAGCGCGCGTTACCCGGCCATTCGGCGCAGGCAGCAAGGGCCCGGCGACCGGCCTGTCCGATATCCGTACCCGGCTGCACGACCTCATGTGGGATGACGTCGGCATCTTCCGGGACGCAGCCAGTCTGGCGCGCGCAAGCGGCGTGCTCGAGGAACTCGACGCCCGGCTCGATACGACCGGTGTTGCCGATGGCCAGCGCGCATTCAACCTCACCTGGCACGACTGGATCAATCTCAAGAACCTCGTGCTGGTCAGCCAGGCGATCCGTGGCGCTGCCGAGCAACGCGAAGATTCGCGTGGTGCACATTTCCGGAACGACCATCCGGACGTGCGCGACCTCGAGAACTCGCGCTACACCACGGTGCGCATCGACGGTGGCCGGTTCGACTACGGCACGCGGCCGGTGGTGTTCAGTCGGGTGAAGCCAGGACAGTCGTTGGTCGGCTGA